A region from the Acidobacteriota bacterium genome encodes:
- a CDS encoding sugar porter family MFS transporter gives MNSRVFFWSLTSALAGFLFGFDTVVISGAEKTIQSLWGLSPALHGIAMGSALYGTVVGSLIGGWPTDRFGRKATLLWIGVLYLVGAIGSAVANGLTPFILARFIGGLGIGISTVAAPLYISEIAPPRLRGRLAGMFQFNIVFGILVAFVSNALLAGIGENAWRWMLGVAAFPSVLYAVMTLAIPESPRWLLSRKGDRTAGIDVLRRIQPEASQAEIDGLANEISAAVNAEGKTGGFWTSRLRKPILLAILIAFFNQLSGINAILYFAPRIFELTGLGAKAALLQSIGIGLTNLVFTFVGLWLIDRLGRRTLLYIGSFGYITSLGLVSWAFFTTHYSIVPACIFGFIAAHAIGQGAVIWVFIAEIFPNRHRAEGQALGSFTHWIFAALLTTFFPRMVSTFPPGYVFLFFAGMMVLQLIWVKTMVPETKNVPLEQIQKQLGIE, from the coding sequence ATGAACTCACGCGTATTTTTTTGGTCGCTCACATCCGCTCTGGCCGGGTTCCTGTTCGGCTTTGACACCGTCGTCATCTCCGGCGCGGAGAAGACGATTCAATCGCTATGGGGATTGAGTCCCGCACTGCACGGCATCGCGATGGGATCCGCGCTGTACGGCACGGTGGTGGGTTCGCTGATCGGAGGCTGGCCCACGGACCGCTTCGGTCGCAAGGCCACGCTGCTCTGGATCGGCGTGCTGTACCTGGTCGGGGCGATCGGGTCGGCGGTCGCGAACGGACTCACGCCATTTATTTTGGCGCGGTTCATCGGCGGGCTGGGCATCGGCATTTCGACGGTGGCTGCGCCGCTCTACATTTCGGAAATTGCGCCTCCCCGGCTTCGCGGGCGGCTGGCCGGGATGTTCCAGTTCAACATTGTGTTCGGTATTCTGGTCGCGTTCGTCTCGAACGCGCTGCTTGCCGGCATTGGTGAAAACGCCTGGCGTTGGATGCTGGGCGTAGCCGCGTTTCCGTCGGTGCTCTATGCGGTCATGACGCTTGCGATCCCCGAGAGCCCGCGCTGGTTGCTGAGCCGCAAGGGAGACCGAACGGCGGGCATCGATGTGTTGCGCCGCATTCAGCCCGAAGCCTCTCAAGCCGAGATTGACGGGTTGGCCAACGAGATTAGTGCGGCGGTGAACGCCGAGGGAAAGACGGGCGGGTTCTGGACCAGCCGTCTGCGCAAGCCGATCCTGCTGGCCATTCTGATTGCTTTCTTCAACCAGCTGTCGGGGATCAACGCGATTCTGTACTTCGCGCCGCGAATTTTTGAACTTACCGGACTCGGAGCGAAGGCCGCATTGCTGCAGTCGATCGGCATCGGGCTCACGAACCTCGTGTTCACGTTCGTGGGACTGTGGCTCATCGACCGCCTGGGACGGCGCACGCTCTTATATATCGGTTCGTTCGGCTACATCACTTCTCTCGGTCTGGTTTCGTGGGCGTTCTTCACTACCCACTACAGCATTGTGCCGGCATGTATTTTCGGCTTCATCGCAGCGCATGCCATCGGGCAGGGTGCAGTCATCTGGGTGTTCATCGCGGAGATCTTTCCCAATCGCCATCGCGCCGAAGGCCAGGCACTGGGCAGTTTCACGCACTGGATCTTCGCTGCGTTGCTCACTACATTCTTCCCGAGAATGGTCTCAACCTTCCCGCCCGGCTATGTGTTCCTGTTTTTTGCGGGCATGATGGTGCTGCAACTGATCTGGGTGAAGACCATGGTTCCGGAAACCAAGAACGTTCCGCTCGAGCAGATCCAAAAGCAGCTCGGCATCGAATAA
- a CDS encoding alpha-glucosidase → MTKRFFHVLFPFLLVLSLSVTAQNKPVDAEGHKWWQHAVFYQVYPRSFADSNNDGIGDLNGITGKMSYLHDLGVDAVWISPFFPSPQVDFGYDVSDFENIDPMYGTLADFDRMADEGKKQDIRLILDFVVNHSSDQHPWFIDSKSSRTSAHRDWFIWRDGKGPGQPPTNWISVFGGSAWKLDPATNQYYYHAFYAEQPDLNWRNPDVEKAMLDTTRWWYKRGVSGFRLDAVDTLFEDPKLTDNPVLPGTTTKGDPETEEIHNKRLPEVHDVLKKLRAVADESDAVLVGETWTSNIDELKEYYGTHDNELQMPMDFMFTTLNKLSPPEFRRQIAAVDGAGGWPVYVISNHDMVRSYNRYGDGKNNDAIAKMMGAFYLTLRGTPIMYYGEELGMENNNPKRKEDVKDPVGRIGWPKEIGRDGERTPMQWNTETNGGFSTKEPWLPVPPSYKTHNVATESKDANSVLSMYKKVLALRRSNQALVEGSYTALNESDANVMSYLRSYKGKAVLVALNMSSSPKKASFNLADKAASLKSLVATPKSSAKGMDVSLEPYGVFIGEIVR, encoded by the coding sequence ATGACAAAGCGATTTTTCCATGTTCTCTTCCCGTTTTTGCTTGTCCTTTCCCTTTCAGTCACGGCCCAAAATAAGCCCGTAGACGCCGAAGGCCACAAGTGGTGGCAGCATGCTGTTTTTTACCAGGTTTACCCGCGCAGTTTTGCCGATAGCAACAACGATGGCATAGGCGATCTGAACGGTATCACCGGCAAGATGTCGTATCTGCACGATCTTGGAGTTGATGCGGTCTGGATCAGTCCGTTCTTTCCGTCGCCGCAAGTAGATTTCGGTTATGACGTTTCCGATTTCGAGAACATCGATCCGATGTACGGCACGCTAGCCGACTTCGATCGCATGGCGGACGAAGGGAAGAAGCAAGACATACGTCTGATTCTGGACTTCGTGGTCAATCACAGTTCCGATCAACACCCCTGGTTCATCGACTCGAAGTCGTCGCGCACCTCGGCGCATCGCGACTGGTTCATATGGCGTGACGGCAAGGGGCCCGGGCAGCCACCCACCAACTGGATTTCAGTTTTTGGCGGATCCGCCTGGAAGTTAGATCCGGCCACCAATCAGTACTACTACCATGCGTTTTACGCTGAGCAGCCTGATCTTAACTGGCGCAATCCAGACGTTGAGAAGGCGATGCTCGACACCACGCGTTGGTGGTACAAGCGCGGCGTCTCCGGATTTCGGCTGGATGCGGTCGACACTTTGTTTGAAGACCCGAAACTGACTGACAATCCGGTGCTGCCGGGTACCACGACGAAGGGTGATCCCGAGACCGAAGAAATCCACAACAAGAGACTTCCGGAAGTACATGACGTGCTGAAAAAACTGCGCGCGGTTGCGGATGAGTCCGATGCGGTCCTCGTTGGCGAAACGTGGACGTCGAATATCGACGAACTCAAGGAGTACTACGGCACGCACGACAACGAACTGCAAATGCCGATGGATTTCATGTTCACAACGCTGAACAAACTCTCTCCACCGGAATTCCGCCGTCAGATCGCTGCGGTGGACGGCGCTGGTGGATGGCCGGTTTACGTAATCAGCAATCACGACATGGTGCGCTCCTACAATCGTTACGGCGATGGCAAGAATAACGACGCGATTGCGAAGATGATGGGCGCGTTTTACCTCACGCTGCGTGGAACCCCGATCATGTACTACGGCGAAGAGTTGGGCATGGAGAACAACAATCCCAAGCGCAAAGAAGATGTGAAAGATCCGGTAGGCCGCATTGGATGGCCTAAGGAAATCGGCCGCGACGGCGAACGCACGCCCATGCAGTGGAACACCGAAACGAACGGCGGATTCAGCACAAAGGAGCCGTGGCTGCCGGTTCCGCCGAGCTACAAGACGCATAATGTCGCAACGGAATCGAAGGACGCAAATTCCGTACTCAGCATGTACAAGAAAGTTCTGGCGTTGCGACGCTCCAACCAGGCATTGGTCGAAGGATCCTACACAGCTCTGAACGAAAGCGACGCTAACGTGATGTCGTACCTGCGAAGCTACAAGGGTAAAGCCGTCTTGGTCGCGTTGAACATGTCGAGTTCGCCGAAGAAGGCGAGCTTCAACCTGGCGGACAAAGCGGCGAGCCTGAAGAGCCTGGTCGCGACGCCGAAGTCGTCGGCGAAAGGAATGGACGTGAGCCTGGAGCCGTACGGCGTGTTCATTGGCGAGATTGTCAGGTAG